A region from the Pelodiscus sinensis isolate JC-2024 chromosome 11, ASM4963464v1, whole genome shotgun sequence genome encodes:
- the LOC102452499 gene encoding calmodulin-1, whose translation MADQLTEEQIAEFKEAFSLFDKDGDGTITTKELGTVMRSLGQNPTEAELQDMINEVDADGNGTIDFPEFLTMMARKMKDTDSEEEIREAFRVFDKDGNGYISAAELRHVMTNLGEKLTDEEVDEMIREADIDGDGQVNYEEFVQMMTAK comes from the exons ATG GCAGACCAGCTGACAGAGGAGCAGATCGCAG AATTCAAGGAAGCCTTCTCCCTTTTTGATAAGGATGGGGATGGCACCATCACCACCAAGGAGCTGGGTACTGTCATGAGGTCCCTAGGGCAGAACCCCactgaggcagagctgcaggaCATGATCAATGAAGTGGACGCTGATG GGAATGGCACTATTGATTTCCCTGAGTTCCTAACCATGATGGCAAGGAAGATGAAGGATACAGACAGTGAAGAGGAGATCCGTGAGGCCTTCCGGGTTTTTGACAAG gatgggaATGGGTACATCAGTGCGGCTGAGCTGCGCCACGTCATGACCAATTTGGGTGAGAAGCTGACAGATGAGGAGGTGGATGAGATGATCCGGGAAGCTGACATCGATGGTGATGGACAAGTCAACTAtgaag AGTTTGTACAAATGATGACAGCTAAGTAG
- the RPS6KA4 gene encoding ribosomal protein S6 kinase alpha-4 isoform X1: protein MGCRIQGVSYGDLSEGFPVGVRDPGVSVRRGLAVLSRAGGARSGGDRGLGGVCRSLPGAVPALRSPLAVTFLPPESGPEAAAAPGSAGPGPCNRAEPSRSRPGAAMGDGAEEETVELPLTDANLTGHEEKVGMENFELLKVLGTGAYGKVFLVRKVTGHDMGKLYAMKVLRKAAIVQKAKTTEHTRTERAVLEHVRASPFLVTLHYAFQTGSKLHLILDYVSGGELFTHLYQRDHFTEDEVRIYAGEIVLALEHLHKLGIIYRDVKLENILLDSEGHVVLTDFGLSKEFLAEEKDRTFSFCGTIEYMAPEIIRSKSGHGKSVDWWSLGILIFELLTGASPFTLEGEKNTQAEVSRRILKCQPPFPTVIGPVARDLLQKLLCKDPKKRLGSGPNGAQDIKEHPFFKGLDWVELAARQVKAPFKPIVRSELDVRNFAEEFTRLEPVYSPAGTPPNLDRVFQGYSFIAPSILFNHNAVTTDVLELALSGERPGSTAVARSAMMKDSPFFQLYDMDLKEAALGEGSFSVCRRCQQRQGGTEFAVKIISKRMEVNTQREVMALQLCESHPNIVKLHEVHHDQYHTYLVMELLRGGELLDRIKKKQHFSESEASQIMRSLVSAVSFMHDVGVVHRDLKPENILYADESEGAPVKVIDFGFARLRPSDSQPMQTPCFTLQYAAPELFADEGYDESCDLWSLGVILYTMLSGQVPFQSSQEGGALTHAAEIMHKIKEGQFSLEGEAWRGVSEEAKELVRGLLTVDPSKRLKMSTLRYSEWLQDGSALSSTPLMTPDILESSGPAVRSGVNAAFMVRGCVVPGMRELAWWQKGKWADAGLQQGQARGLFPEKRGECTPGQAPQAQDVKHGGRGPAQLLLLLLRLLLSTPCPAPPLQTTWPPPQSPLVAPVGQGGGAIYCLYCLWGRMQVGVSFGVF, encoded by the exons ATGGGGTGCCGGATCCAGGGGGTTTCTTATGGGGATCTGAGCGAGGGGTTCCCGGTGGGTGTGCGGGATCCGGGGGTGTCAGTGCGGAGGGGTCTCGCTGTTCTTTCCCGGGCGGGGGGTGCGCGATCCGGGGGTGACCGGGGGCTCGGGGGGGTCTGTCGGTCCCTCCCCGGGGCGGTCCCTGCGCTCCGCTCCCCGCTCGCTGTCACATTCCTGCCGCCTGAGTCAGGCCCGGAGGCGGCGGCGGCACCAGGAAGCGCCGGGCCCGGGCCATGTAACCGAGCCGAGCCGAGCAGATCCCGGCCCGGCGCGGCCATGGGGGACGGGGCCGAGGAGGAGACGGTGGAGCTGCCGCTCACGGACG CAAACTTGACTGGCCATGAAGAGAAAGTTGGCATGGAGAACTTTGAACTGCTCAAGGTGCTGGGGACTGGAG CCTACGGGAAAGTGTTCCTGGTGCGCAAGGTGACAGGCCACGACATGGGGAAACTGTACGCCATGAAAGTGCTGCGTAAGGCTGCCATCGTGCAAAAGGCCAAGACCACGGAGCACACACGCACGGAGCGGGCTGTGCTGGAGCATGTGCGGGCATCACCCTTCCTAGTGACCCTGCACTATGCCTTCCAAACCGGCTCCAAGCTGCACCTTATCCTGG ACTACGTGAGTGGGGGGGAGCTCTTCACCCATCTCTACCAGCGGGATCATTTCACAGAGGATGAGGTGCGAATCTACGCAGGGGAGATCGTGCTGGCGCTGGAACATCTGCACAAG CTGGGCATCATCTACCGTGATGTGAAGCTGGAGAACATCCTGCTGGACAGTGAGGGGCACGTGGTGCTCACTGACTTCGGCCTCAGCAAGGAGTTCCTCGCCGAGGAG aaAGATCGCACCTTCTCCTTCTGTGGCACCATCGAGTACATGGCCCCTGAGATCATCCGCAGCAAGTCAGGGCATGGCAAG tcAGTGGATTGGTGGAGCCTGGGGATTCTGATTTTTGAGCTGCTGACGGGGGCCTCGCCCTTCACACTGGAGGGGGAGAAGAATACGCAGGCTGAGGTGTCCAG GCGCATCCTCAAGTGCCAACCCCCATTCCCAACTGTCATTGGCCCCGTTGCCCGCgacctgctgcagaagctgcTGTGCAAGGACCCCAAGAAACGCCTGGGCTCGGGGCCCAATGGGGCACAGGACATCAAGGAGCATCCCTTCTTCAAG GGCTTGGACTGGGTGGAGCTGGCCGCACGGCAGGTGAAGGCCCCGTTCAAACCCATCGTCCGCAGCGAGCTGGATGTTCGCAACTTTGCTGAGGAGTTCACCCGTCTGGAGCCCGTGTACTCgcctgctgggaccccccccaaTCTGGACCGCGTCTTCcag gGCTACTCCTTCATTGCTCCCTCCATTCTCTTCAACCACAACGCCGTCACCACAGACGTGCTGGAGCTGGCGCTGAGTGGGGAGCGCCCGGGCAGTACTGCTGTGGCACGCAGTGCCATGATGAAG gacTCTCCATTCTTCCAGCTCTACGACATGGACCTGAAGGAGGCAGCGCTGGGTGAGGGCAGCTTCTCCGTGTGTCGCCGATGCCAGCAGCGCCAGGGTGGTACCGAGTTCGCTGTCAAGATCATCAGCAAGAG gATGGAGGTGAACACCCAGCGAGAGGTGATGGCCTTGCAGCTGTGTGAGTCTCACCCCAACATCGTCAAACTACATGAGGTGCATCATGACCAG TACCACACGTACTTGGTGATGGAGCTGCTGCGGGGGGGTGAGCTCCTTGATCGTATCAAGAAAAAGCAGCATTTCAGCGAGTCAGAGGCCAGTCAGATCATGCGCAGCCTGGTGTCAGCCGTCAGCTTCATGCATGATGTCGGTGTGGTGCATCGGGACCTCAAACCAGAG AACATTCTGTATGCTGACGAGTCAGAGGGTGCCCCAGTGAAGGTGATTGACTTTGGCTTTGCCCGCCTGCGCCCCTCGGACTCGCAGCCCATGCAGACGCCTTGTTTCACGCTGCAATACGCCGCCCCCGAGCTCTTCGCTGATGAGGGCTATGACGAGTCCTGTGACCTCTGGAGCCTTGGTGTCATCCTG TACACCATGCTGTCCGGACAGGTGCCTTTCCAGAGCAGCCAGGAGGGCGGTGCACTGACCCACGCAGCTGAGATCATGCACAAGATCAAGGAGGGACAGTTCTCACTGGAGGGCGAGGCCTGGAGGGGAGTCTCCGAGGAGGCCAAAGAGCTAGTCAGAG ggctgctgactgtGGACCCTTCCAAGCGACTGAAGATGTCAACGCTGCGCTACAGCGAGTGGCTGCAGGATGGCAgtgccctctcctccaccccactcatgaccCCTGACATCCTGGAGTCCTCAGGACCCGCTGTGCGCTCAGGGGTCAATGCCGCCTTCATGGTGAGAGGGTGTGTGGTGCCTGGCATGAGGGAGCTGGCCTGGTGGCAGAAGGGAAAGTGGGCTGATGCAG GCCTTCAACAAGGGCAAGCgcgagggctttttcctgaaaagcGTGGAGAATGCACCCCTGGCCAAGCGCCGCAAGCTCAAGATGTCAAGCACGGGGGCCGAGGCCCGgcgcagctcctcctcctcctcctccggctcctcctcagcaccccctgcccggcacCCCCGCTCCAAACCACCTGGCCGCCGCCACAATCCCCCCTTGTAGCGCCTGTAGGACAGGGAGGGGGGGCTATTTATTGTCTCTATTGCTTGTGGGGGAGAATGCAGGTGGGTGTCTCATTTGGGGTTTTTTAG
- the RPS6KA4 gene encoding ribosomal protein S6 kinase alpha-4 isoform X2 produces the protein MGCRIQGVSYGDLSEGFPVGVRDPGVSVRRGLAVLSRAGGARSGGDRGLGGVCRSLPGAVPALRSPLAVTFLPPESGPEAAAAPGSAGPGPCNRAEPSRSRPGAAMGDGAEEETVELPLTDANLTGHEEKVGMENFELLKVLGTGAYGKVFLVRKVTGHDMGKLYAMKVLRKAAIVQKAKTTEHTRTERAVLEHVRASPFLVTLHYAFQTGSKLHLILDYVSGGELFTHLYQRDHFTEDEVRIYAGEIVLALEHLHKLGIIYRDVKLENILLDSEGHVVLTDFGLSKEFLAEEKDRTFSFCGTIEYMAPEIIRSKSGHGKSVDWWSLGILIFELLTGASPFTLEGEKNTQAEVSRRILKCQPPFPTVIGPVARDLLQKLLCKDPKKRLGSGPNGAQDIKEHPFFKGLDWVELAARQVKAPFKPIVRSELDVRNFAEEFTRLEPVYSPAGTPPNLDRVFQGYSFIAPSILFNHNAVTTDVLELALSGERPGSTAVARSAMMKDSPFFQLYDMDLKEAALGEGSFSVCRRCQQRQGGTEFAVKIISKRMEVNTQREVMALQLCESHPNIVKLHEVHHDQYHTYLVMELLRGGELLDRIKKKQHFSESEASQIMRSLVSAVSFMHDVGVVHRDLKPENILYADESEGAPVKVIDFGFARLRPSDSQPMQTPCFTLQYAAPELFADEGYDESCDLWSLGVILYTMLSGQVPFQSSQEGGALTHAAEIMHKIKEGQFSLEGEAWRGVSEEAKELVRGLLTVDPSKRLKMSTLRYSEWLQDGSALSSTPLMTPDILESSGPAVRSGVNAAFMAFNKGKREGFFLKSVENAPLAKRRKLKMSSTGAEARRSSSSSSSGSSSAPPARHPRSKPPGRRHNPPL, from the exons ATGGGGTGCCGGATCCAGGGGGTTTCTTATGGGGATCTGAGCGAGGGGTTCCCGGTGGGTGTGCGGGATCCGGGGGTGTCAGTGCGGAGGGGTCTCGCTGTTCTTTCCCGGGCGGGGGGTGCGCGATCCGGGGGTGACCGGGGGCTCGGGGGGGTCTGTCGGTCCCTCCCCGGGGCGGTCCCTGCGCTCCGCTCCCCGCTCGCTGTCACATTCCTGCCGCCTGAGTCAGGCCCGGAGGCGGCGGCGGCACCAGGAAGCGCCGGGCCCGGGCCATGTAACCGAGCCGAGCCGAGCAGATCCCGGCCCGGCGCGGCCATGGGGGACGGGGCCGAGGAGGAGACGGTGGAGCTGCCGCTCACGGACG CAAACTTGACTGGCCATGAAGAGAAAGTTGGCATGGAGAACTTTGAACTGCTCAAGGTGCTGGGGACTGGAG CCTACGGGAAAGTGTTCCTGGTGCGCAAGGTGACAGGCCACGACATGGGGAAACTGTACGCCATGAAAGTGCTGCGTAAGGCTGCCATCGTGCAAAAGGCCAAGACCACGGAGCACACACGCACGGAGCGGGCTGTGCTGGAGCATGTGCGGGCATCACCCTTCCTAGTGACCCTGCACTATGCCTTCCAAACCGGCTCCAAGCTGCACCTTATCCTGG ACTACGTGAGTGGGGGGGAGCTCTTCACCCATCTCTACCAGCGGGATCATTTCACAGAGGATGAGGTGCGAATCTACGCAGGGGAGATCGTGCTGGCGCTGGAACATCTGCACAAG CTGGGCATCATCTACCGTGATGTGAAGCTGGAGAACATCCTGCTGGACAGTGAGGGGCACGTGGTGCTCACTGACTTCGGCCTCAGCAAGGAGTTCCTCGCCGAGGAG aaAGATCGCACCTTCTCCTTCTGTGGCACCATCGAGTACATGGCCCCTGAGATCATCCGCAGCAAGTCAGGGCATGGCAAG tcAGTGGATTGGTGGAGCCTGGGGATTCTGATTTTTGAGCTGCTGACGGGGGCCTCGCCCTTCACACTGGAGGGGGAGAAGAATACGCAGGCTGAGGTGTCCAG GCGCATCCTCAAGTGCCAACCCCCATTCCCAACTGTCATTGGCCCCGTTGCCCGCgacctgctgcagaagctgcTGTGCAAGGACCCCAAGAAACGCCTGGGCTCGGGGCCCAATGGGGCACAGGACATCAAGGAGCATCCCTTCTTCAAG GGCTTGGACTGGGTGGAGCTGGCCGCACGGCAGGTGAAGGCCCCGTTCAAACCCATCGTCCGCAGCGAGCTGGATGTTCGCAACTTTGCTGAGGAGTTCACCCGTCTGGAGCCCGTGTACTCgcctgctgggaccccccccaaTCTGGACCGCGTCTTCcag gGCTACTCCTTCATTGCTCCCTCCATTCTCTTCAACCACAACGCCGTCACCACAGACGTGCTGGAGCTGGCGCTGAGTGGGGAGCGCCCGGGCAGTACTGCTGTGGCACGCAGTGCCATGATGAAG gacTCTCCATTCTTCCAGCTCTACGACATGGACCTGAAGGAGGCAGCGCTGGGTGAGGGCAGCTTCTCCGTGTGTCGCCGATGCCAGCAGCGCCAGGGTGGTACCGAGTTCGCTGTCAAGATCATCAGCAAGAG gATGGAGGTGAACACCCAGCGAGAGGTGATGGCCTTGCAGCTGTGTGAGTCTCACCCCAACATCGTCAAACTACATGAGGTGCATCATGACCAG TACCACACGTACTTGGTGATGGAGCTGCTGCGGGGGGGTGAGCTCCTTGATCGTATCAAGAAAAAGCAGCATTTCAGCGAGTCAGAGGCCAGTCAGATCATGCGCAGCCTGGTGTCAGCCGTCAGCTTCATGCATGATGTCGGTGTGGTGCATCGGGACCTCAAACCAGAG AACATTCTGTATGCTGACGAGTCAGAGGGTGCCCCAGTGAAGGTGATTGACTTTGGCTTTGCCCGCCTGCGCCCCTCGGACTCGCAGCCCATGCAGACGCCTTGTTTCACGCTGCAATACGCCGCCCCCGAGCTCTTCGCTGATGAGGGCTATGACGAGTCCTGTGACCTCTGGAGCCTTGGTGTCATCCTG TACACCATGCTGTCCGGACAGGTGCCTTTCCAGAGCAGCCAGGAGGGCGGTGCACTGACCCACGCAGCTGAGATCATGCACAAGATCAAGGAGGGACAGTTCTCACTGGAGGGCGAGGCCTGGAGGGGAGTCTCCGAGGAGGCCAAAGAGCTAGTCAGAG ggctgctgactgtGGACCCTTCCAAGCGACTGAAGATGTCAACGCTGCGCTACAGCGAGTGGCTGCAGGATGGCAgtgccctctcctccaccccactcatgaccCCTGACATCCTGGAGTCCTCAGGACCCGCTGTGCGCTCAGGGGTCAATGCCGCCTTCATG GCCTTCAACAAGGGCAAGCgcgagggctttttcctgaaaagcGTGGAGAATGCACCCCTGGCCAAGCGCCGCAAGCTCAAGATGTCAAGCACGGGGGCCGAGGCCCGgcgcagctcctcctcctcctcctccggctcctcctcagcaccccctgcccggcacCCCCGCTCCAAACCACCTGGCCGCCGCCACAATCCCCCCTTGTAG